TCTTAAATTCATATAACGTATTTTCTAAACCGCAAATACTTTATCCATTATTATAACCATTATAGtcaatcaatcctctatcgatgacttactaacgagctaggTGCAAATTAACGTTTTACGCCTtattagtattttatccttaactcctagtaagttccttataaatgatatttacgtgaacttaatcacagaaatgagatctcaatcatttaactttttgaacaaagcaattaatgAAATCATATTTTTACTTCTCATgcaaaagttatagatttcatatctatgaataatactctcactcaattacactactaaatctccaagaagtatgggctagaccgtaggactcgttcttttgaacatataacaACTATAATCCTGTGTGATCtaatcactataattgtaactatccatatgttcggaattttatagatttttgtattatttcaataattatgTAACAAAACAAGCCaacaacacggttgtcaaactaaatgatttatacTACTTTTACATAGTTTTTataaggcataaaacccaacataatCACTGTTTGAAAGCACATTACGCAGAAATATGAGAATATGGGAGTAGTAACTGCAAATCTATTGTATCAAAAATGAAGTTTAGTTTGTGCCAAGTGACTAAGCTGCTAAAAGAATGCAGGCGATGGAGCACTTGCTCAATTACGTTTACAGGATGTAAATTATAGATACATAAATGTATACTCAACATTTCTCTAGCAACTATCAGACCATCAAGCCTTTCAATTACATCAACTTACCATCCTATCCTACTCTCCGATTCTACTGTTGACACATTCTTTTCCCATAAGGAGTTCCTAGTAGACCATGATAATAAACTactcattttcttcacaaaaattgTATAAGAAAGCTCATACAGCAGAAGACAGCAAGCTCTCGTTTTTACTTGTTTGTCGAGATGTTAATTAGTTTTAAAACAAACCCGCATCGCGTTTCAGCATAGGGCGACCATGATTTGCTCATTACAGCATCAGATCAATCAAATGAGATTTCCTATAATCAATTACTCTTTCAAATGGTTGTGCCTGTAAAAAAAAGATAGGAGTGAGTTTCTACTTCAGCCAGAGCTCTTGATTATCCTTAGTGTTTTTCCTGGAGTAATAGAATTTGGATCCTGGATAAAGAATGTCAAAAAGAACACCAAACTTAGCATGCTGCCCCAAAAGGACAATTGATTATGAAATCAAAACCTTAAAAGAACACTTCCCCTTTTCTAAGTTAGTCTTCAAGTTTGAGCCATAATAAAATCTTTTCAACCAGAGAATTCTTCTTCCACTACTGGTTCTACAGGAGTAGTATATCTATATTATACTCACTCTTACCAGTTAAGGCCATGTTCAAATTAGAGGGCCACCTCAAGAGTTGCTCAGTCACTTCATGTGTACCCCTCTCTTCTGGCCAAAAAAAGATAAAACGATCAATGAACAATAAGATTGGTAACTAAATTACTAACACAGATGCTACTTCTTGTGCTGCTTAGCTTAGCACAGACAAATTACAAACAATTCCAAAGTTGAATGAAGGGCTAAAAAGCATACCTTTTCTTCATTCCATCAAAGCATTTTGCATACTTTTCCATCCTGAACAAGCTGATTGATGGCGTCCCTGAACTTGTGATAATCCTCAACCGTGTTATAAAGTTGGTGAGATATCCGAGCATAACCACTGATTAGCCCATCTTTATTATCTCTGGCTTCAGTTGCAGCATCATTTGGAGCCTGGTAATGAATAGGAGCTTCTACACCAAAACAGGTCCGCAAATGCGACCTCAATCTCGACGCATCGTCCTCACTGGAAATACCCAATTGGGAAGGCAAGCCAACCATAATCATACTGGCACACATATGAGGCGGCGAGCCAAGAATGGTGCCCCATGACTCTGCCAACATCTGCCCCATTTGAACAACACTCTCATGGTTCCTCTTCATAATCCCCTCTATCCCACCTTCGAAGCGGCTCACAAACTCCATAACCGAAGGCACAAGGAGCTGCGAGCTATAGTCCCGGGTCCCAATCCAAGAAGTCTCAATGGGCAAGTCATTCCGGCTATAAAACACAGCGACGGAAGGCGGACAAAAGAACCATTTGTGCAAGTTTGTGACATAGAAATCGGCCCCAATCTCTTTCACGTCGACGGGGACCGTACCCAAGGCGTGAGCTGCATCGACGAAGACCTGGTCAACACCCTCTTCCCTGCAAATGTGAACTAATTCCCGGACGGGAATGAGGACAGACGGCATGGAAGTAATATGATCGATTATGGCTAACCTAATCTTGCTGCCGTTGGCTTTGCCTGTCTGCAAACCCTTCCTGAACCGGGCAACGATGTCTTGTGGGGAACGGACTGGAAAGGGCAGTGGGATCTCGACGACGGAGGCGCCGGCGGTGGCAACGTAGGCTTGGATGGATTTTTTGACGGCCTGGAAGGCGCAGTGGAACATGAAGACGGTGTCATTGTGAGAGAGGGAGCTGGCGATGTGGCGGAGAACGATGGCGGCAGCGGTGGTGGCGTTGTCGATGAGGGAGACCTGATGGAGGTGGTCGGCGTTGATGAGGGACTTGAGGAGGGAGCGGGAGTGGAGGAGGGCGTCGGGGAGGACGTCGGAGTAGAAGCGTTCGGGGTTGCGGAGGAAGCGAAGGTGCCATTCTTGGTGGGCAGCCAAGACGGAGTGAGGGCAGCATCCGAAACTGCCGTTGTTGATACGGGCGATGCCTGGGAGATGGTGGGCGAACTGTTGTTGGATTTGGGAGGCGGTGATGGAGTTGCTGTGATGATGAAGGTggccattgccattgccattgccattgccgttgcgaTGGTCTTCTCCTTGATCCATATCTCTATCCAGACTGTTAATGGTAATGGTAACGATGGTCTTTGTTTCTGGATTTTGTCAGGAGGGATGTTTTTTAGGGCATAATTCTTTAATTAGCGTCAATGATTAGTATTAGCAGTGTCCTAAGTACTAACTACTCCACtactaatatatattattttcgtATTCTCGTAGTATAGTTATAGTATATTCTAATTCTATTATAATTACTCATTTATAAATGGCTATTGATATTTATTACCTAAAATGTTCTAGAGTTGGTAGCCatactttatatatttattaaattcaaatatataaaatttaatatgGGATTACAACCGAAAAGAAATAGTGTTTCTCTTATATTATTTAAGTGAAATGAGGATATAATTTATAGGATTTTAGAATTCTAAAAATAGAATACTAATTCATTACAAATCAATCTTAATCAATTACAAATCATCTATGGAAATCACTAATTGATTATAGAATATTTCAACACTCCCTCTCAAGTTGGTGCATAGATGTCTATCATGTCCAGCTTGTccacaaattttgaaaaaatgCGAACTGAGACTGCTTTGGTGAGAATATCTGCTAGTTGATCTTCTGATCGGATTTCTGGTAGCTCTAGACTTTTTTCCTCTAATTTCTCTTGATGAAAAACCGATCAATCTCAACATGCTTTGTTCGGTCATGATGAATTGGGTTATGGGCCATATCACGAAGCAGACTTGTTATCACAATACAACTGAATAGGTGTAGTTGTAGCATAACCTAAATTCTGAAGGAGTAATTTCAGCCACAATCCTTCACAAACACCAAGAGCCATTCCTCGTAGTTCTGCCTCACCACTCGATCGAGCAACCACACTTTGTTTCTTACTCCTCCAAGACACAAGATTCCCACCTACAAAGGTAAAATACCCCGAAGTAGATCGCATGTCATTTTTATTGCCAACCCAGTCAGCATCTGTATACACATTGATGTTTTGTTCCTCTGTTTTTCTAGAAAACAAAATTCCTTTCCCAGGGGCTAACTTCAAGTATCTCAAAATTTGTTTGACTGCGTCCATATGCTGCTCACCTAGATTATGCATAAATTGGCTGACGAAGCTCAAAGCATAAGTAAGATATGGTCTTGTATGGGCTAAGTACATCAATCTGCCAACAAGTCTTTGGTATCTCTCTTTATCAACGGGAACTTGATCATCTTTCATTCGTAATTTTAATCCTTCCTCAATCAGTGTATTTATTGGTTGACATGCAGACATCCCTGTCTCTTTCAAGAGATCTAAAGCATATTTTCTTTGGGACAAGAAAATACCTTTTTTGGATCGAGATACTTCTATTCCCAGGAAGTATTTTAAGGGACCTAAGTCTTTCATTTCAAATTCTCTGGACAAGTATTCTTGTAGAGCCTTCCTTTCAACTAGATCGTTTCCTGTTACTaccatgtcatcaacataaacaatAAGTGCAGTAACTTTGTTGTTTTGCTTCTTCAAGAACAAAGTATGGTCTGAATTGCATTGATGATAACCAAACACTACCATAGACTTTGTGAATCTTCCAAACCAAGCCCTGGGAGATTACTTCAGACCATATAATGATTTCTTCAGTTTGCACACCTTCTGGCTTTGCTTTTCTGACACCATGCATCCTGGAGGAAGATCCATGTAGACTTCTTCAGTCAGTTCTCCATGTAAAAAAGCATTTTTTACATCAAACTGTTGTAGAGGCCATCCAAAATTAGTAGCTAAAGATAATAAGACCCGAACTGTGTTCATTTTTGCCACAAGTGCAAATGTCTCTGTGTAATCAATTCCATAAGTTTGAGTATACCCTTTTGCCACCAATCTTGCTTTAAAACGTTCAATTGTACCATCAACTTTGTGTTTCACAGAAAATATCCATTGACACCCAACAGTTTTCTTTTCTGTAGGAAGGTCCACAAGCTCCCATGTCTGGTTCTTCTGTAATGAGGCCATCTCttctgtaatgccctggctaccccagaaccgttacggtgatcggtgaaccggaaatttgacccgctacccgagtcctttggttaaaaacgtgatctaggtgtcattaacaggttaaggtgtaaaaccagtaaaaaggaaagggcacttttcattaagtaaataaactgctcatgagccttttaaaatgtttacaagcagttcatgttacaaaagagttgctacagttccatatatacaatccccgccggcctaagcggcaaaaatagggtaaacccctagtccctctgagaattccttgaccgtggcggtcaagcggccctgtatgtacatcacgtcacccaagctctccactcagggtt
The genomic region above belongs to Humulus lupulus chromosome 1, drHumLupu1.1, whole genome shotgun sequence and contains:
- the LOC133790872 gene encoding L-cysteine desulfhydrase encodes the protein MDQGEDHRNGNGNGNGNGHLHHHSNSITASQIQQQFAHHLPGIARINNGSFGCCPHSVLAAHQEWHLRFLRNPERFYSDVLPDALLHSRSLLKSLINADHLHQVSLIDNATTAAAIVLRHIASSLSHNDTVFMFHCAFQAVKKSIQAYVATAGASVVEIPLPFPVRSPQDIVARFRKGLQTGKANGSKIRLAIIDHITSMPSVLIPVRELVHICREEGVDQVFVDAAHALGTVPVDVKEIGADFYVTNLHKWFFCPPSVAVFYSRNDLPIETSWIGTRDYSSQLLVPSVMEFVSRFEGGIEGIMKRNHESVVQMGQMLAESWGTILGSPPHMCASMIMVGLPSQLGISSEDDASRLRSHLRTCFGVEAPIHYQAPNDAATEARDNKDGLISGYARISHQLYNTVEDYHKFRDAINQLVQDGKVCKML
- the LOC133812752 gene encoding uncharacterized mitochondrial protein AtMg00810-like, which translates into the protein MVVFGYHQCNSDHTLFLKKQNNKVTALIVYVDDMVVTGNDLVERKALQEYLSREFEMKDLGPLKYFLGIEVSRSKKGIFLSQRKYALDLLKETGMSACQPINTLIEEGLKLRMKDDQVPVDKERYQRLVGRLMYLAHTRPYLTYALSFVSQFMHNLGEQHMDAVKQILRYLKLAPGKGILFSRKTEEQNINVYTDADWVGNKNDMRSTSGYFTFVGGNLVSWRSKKQSVVARSSGEAELRGMALGVCEGLWLKLLLQNLGYATTTPIQLYCDNKSAS